The following are encoded in a window of Mycobacterium vicinigordonae genomic DNA:
- a CDS encoding RND family transporter, whose product MSDHENEATGPIRVQEPARPGEAAPRAERPHRPVIPHAIRIFAIPIILAWVFITVLVNVVVPSLEVVGEAHSAPMTPMDAPSMKAMMLLGHNFKEFDSNSTIMIVLESGQPLGDPAHHYYDNLIRQLREQPNHVQHIQDFWGDRLTAAGAQSADAKGAYVMLNLAGNQGTTEANDSVEAVRKVIDKNPPPAGLKVYVTGPAALSDDMHVIGNASLAKITLFTLGAIAIMLLLVYRSIVTTLVQLFMTFVALASARGIVAVLAYNNAFGLTTFAANILTMLAIAAGTDYGIFLVGRYQEALRAGEDRETAYYTTFRGVTPVVLGSGLTIAGATYCLSFARLPWFNTMGAPVAIGMLVVVLAGVTLGPAVVFVGSKLHLFESKRAAKQGRLWRRVGTAVVRWPAPILAVSAAVVLVGMVALPSFKTSYNDRYYLPTSAPSNQGQEAADRHFSQARMNPDMLMVEANHDMRNPADMLVLDRVAKNVMRTVGIAMVQDITRPLGIPIQHSSIPFQNSMQSQTTMQNMAFLQDRMADITKMADEMQFMIETMERMYTVTQHLASAADDSAKTTAETAEITNRLRDHIADFDDFWRPIRAYFYWEKHCFDIPICWSLRSLFESLDGFDQLAGQFDLLTKDIQRTADATHEMLPLIPPMIATMKTTKALTLTMQSTFKAMLDQMKALSDTAIVMGQSFDASKNDDMFYLPPEAFDNPDFQTGLRMFLSPDGKSARFFITHQGDPMTPEGISRVETERTAAQEGLKQSSLADAKVYLGGTAATFKDMHDGAKYDLMIAVVSALTLIFMIMLLLTRSVVAALVIVGTAASSIAASFGLSVLIWQDLFGIRIHWIVMALSVIILLAVGSDYNLLLVSRFKEEIHAGLKTGIIRSMAGTGGVVTAAGLVFAFTMASMLGSDLRVLGQFGSTVCIGLLLDTLIVRTLLMPSIATLLGRWFWWPKLVHPRGDNARRTFART is encoded by the coding sequence ATGAGCGACCACGAGAACGAGGCGACCGGCCCGATCCGGGTCCAGGAGCCCGCCCGCCCCGGCGAAGCTGCCCCGCGTGCCGAACGCCCGCACCGGCCCGTCATCCCGCACGCCATCCGCATCTTCGCCATACCGATCATCTTGGCCTGGGTGTTTATCACGGTGCTGGTGAACGTCGTCGTCCCGTCGCTGGAGGTCGTGGGTGAAGCCCACTCCGCGCCGATGACTCCGATGGATGCACCGTCGATGAAGGCGATGATGCTGCTGGGCCACAACTTCAAGGAGTTCGACTCCAACAGCACCATCATGATCGTGCTGGAGAGCGGCCAGCCGCTGGGCGATCCGGCGCACCACTACTACGACAACCTGATTCGCCAGCTGCGCGAACAACCCAACCACGTCCAGCACATCCAGGACTTCTGGGGTGACCGGCTGACCGCCGCCGGAGCCCAGAGCGCCGACGCCAAGGGCGCCTACGTGATGTTGAACCTAGCCGGCAACCAGGGCACCACCGAGGCCAACGATTCGGTCGAGGCGGTCCGCAAGGTCATCGACAAGAACCCGCCACCGGCCGGGCTGAAGGTCTACGTCACCGGCCCCGCCGCGCTCAGCGATGACATGCACGTCATCGGCAACGCCAGCCTGGCCAAAATCACCCTATTCACGCTGGGTGCGATCGCCATCATGTTGCTGCTGGTCTATCGATCGATCGTGACCACACTCGTGCAGTTGTTCATGACTTTCGTCGCGCTGGCGTCCGCGCGAGGAATCGTCGCGGTGCTGGCGTACAACAACGCCTTCGGGCTGACCACGTTCGCCGCCAACATCCTGACCATGTTGGCAATCGCCGCGGGAACTGACTACGGCATCTTCCTGGTCGGTCGATATCAGGAGGCACTGCGCGCCGGTGAGGACCGAGAAACGGCCTACTACACGACCTTTCGCGGGGTCACGCCTGTTGTGCTGGGCTCGGGCCTGACCATCGCCGGGGCGACGTACTGCCTGAGCTTTGCGCGGCTGCCCTGGTTCAACACCATGGGTGCGCCGGTCGCGATCGGCATGCTGGTCGTGGTGCTGGCCGGGGTCACCTTGGGCCCCGCGGTGGTGTTCGTGGGTAGCAAGCTGCACCTGTTCGAATCCAAGCGTGCGGCCAAGCAGGGTCGGTTGTGGCGACGGGTCGGTACCGCCGTAGTGCGTTGGCCTGCACCGATTCTGGCGGTCAGCGCCGCGGTTGTGTTGGTCGGCATGGTGGCGCTGCCGAGCTTTAAGACGAGCTACAACGACCGCTATTACCTGCCGACTTCCGCGCCGTCGAACCAGGGCCAGGAAGCTGCCGATCGGCACTTCTCCCAGGCGCGGATGAACCCGGACATGCTAATGGTCGAGGCTAACCACGACATGCGGAACCCGGCTGACATGCTGGTGCTCGACCGGGTCGCCAAGAACGTGATGCGCACGGTCGGCATCGCGATGGTGCAGGACATCACCAGACCGTTAGGCATCCCAATCCAGCACAGCTCCATACCATTTCAGAACAGCATGCAAAGCCAGACCACTATGCAGAACATGGCTTTCCTGCAGGACCGGATGGCCGACATCACCAAGATGGCCGACGAGATGCAATTCATGATCGAGACCATGGAGCGGATGTACACGGTGACGCAGCATCTGGCCAGCGCCGCCGATGACAGCGCCAAGACTACGGCGGAAACCGCCGAGATAACCAATAGATTGCGCGACCACATCGCCGATTTCGACGACTTCTGGCGACCCATTCGTGCCTACTTCTACTGGGAAAAGCACTGTTTCGACATCCCGATCTGCTGGTCGCTGCGGTCGCTGTTCGAGTCGCTAGACGGTTTCGACCAGCTGGCCGGCCAATTCGACTTGCTTACCAAGGACATTCAGCGCACCGCAGATGCGACGCATGAAATGTTGCCGTTGATCCCGCCGATGATTGCGACGATGAAAACCACCAAGGCGCTGACGCTCACGATGCAGTCGACGTTCAAGGCGATGCTGGATCAGATGAAAGCGTTGAGCGACACCGCCATCGTGATGGGGCAGAGTTTCGACGCTTCCAAGAACGACGACATGTTCTATCTACCGCCCGAAGCGTTCGACAACCCGGACTTCCAGACCGGTCTGAGGATGTTCCTGTCGCCAGACGGCAAGTCAGCGCGTTTCTTCATCACCCATCAAGGTGATCCGATGACGCCGGAAGGCATTTCGCGTGTCGAAACCGAACGCACGGCCGCACAGGAGGGCTTGAAGCAGTCGTCGCTGGCCGACGCGAAGGTATATCTGGGTGGCACCGCCGCGACCTTCAAGGACATGCACGACGGCGCCAAGTACGACCTGATGATCGCGGTGGTGTCCGCGCTAACGCTGATCTTCATGATCATGCTGCTACTCACTCGCAGCGTGGTCGCCGCACTGGTGATCGTGGGGACCGCAGCCAGTTCGATCGCGGCGTCGTTCGGGCTGTCGGTGCTGATCTGGCAGGACCTGTTCGGCATCAGAATCCACTGGATCGTGATGGCGTTGTCGGTGATCATCCTGTTGGCCGTGGGTTCGGACTACAACCTGCTGTTGGTATCGCGGTTCAAGGAGGAGATCCACGCCGGACTGAAAACCGGGATCATCCGGTCGATGGCCGGAACAGGTGGCGTGGTGACCGCGGCAGGGTTAGTGTTCGCGTTCACCATGGCGTCCATGCTGGGCAGTGATCTGCGCGTGTTGGGCCAGTTCGGGTCGACGGTGTGTATCGGTCTGTTGCTTGACACGCTGATCGTGCGCACGCTGCTGATGCCGTCAATCGCGACGCTGCTCGGGCGCTGGTTCTGGTGGCCGAAGCTGGTGCATCCGCGCGGCGACAACGCCCGGCGGACCTTCGCGCGCACCTAG
- a CDS encoding DegV family protein — MTVILVTDSAARLPAELRDKWAIREVPLHILLDNADLRDGVDEISDDIHKRHATTAAATPAELCAAYRQALADSGGDGVVAVHISSELSGTCRAAELTAAEFGSAVKVVDSKSTAMGSGFTVLAAARAAAAGADLDAVAAAAAAAVHRTHAYMIVQRLDNLRRSGRIGGAKAWLGTALALKPLLHVDDGKLVLAQRIRTAKGAVTAMVDQVCEVVGEYPAEVAVHHVANPDGAAEVAAMLADRLPAAQPALVTPLGPVLAVHVGAGALAVCAQLAE, encoded by the coding sequence GTGACTGTCATCCTCGTCACCGACAGCGCGGCGCGCCTGCCGGCGGAGTTGCGCGACAAGTGGGCGATACGTGAAGTGCCGCTGCACATTCTGTTGGACAACGCCGATCTGCGTGACGGCGTCGATGAGATTTCCGACGACATCCATAAGCGCCACGCCACCACGGCGGCGGCTACCCCGGCTGAGCTGTGTGCTGCTTACCGGCAGGCGCTGGCGGACAGCGGCGGCGATGGTGTGGTGGCGGTGCACATCTCCTCGGAGCTGTCCGGAACCTGTCGCGCCGCAGAACTCACCGCCGCTGAGTTCGGTTCCGCGGTAAAGGTTGTCGATTCTAAGTCGACAGCGATGGGGTCGGGCTTCACGGTACTGGCCGCGGCGCGGGCAGCGGCGGCGGGGGCAGATCTGGATGCCGTTGCGGCTGCTGCCGCTGCCGCAGTACACCGCACCCATGCCTACATGATCGTGCAGCGGCTGGACAATTTGCGTCGCAGCGGTCGAATCGGCGGCGCCAAGGCGTGGTTGGGCACGGCCCTGGCACTGAAACCGCTGTTGCACGTCGATGACGGCAAGCTCGTTCTCGCCCAACGGATCAGGACCGCGAAAGGCGCCGTCACCGCGATGGTCGACCAAGTCTGCGAGGTAGTGGGGGAGTACCCTGCCGAGGTGGCGGTGCACCACGTCGCAAACCCGGACGGTGCGGCCGAGGTGGCCGCCATGCTGGCCGACCGGTTGCCGGCCGCGCAGCCGGCACTCGTGACGCCGCTGGGTCCGGTGCTGGCGGTGCATGTCGGTGCCGGGGCGCTGGCGGTGTGTGCGCAACTGGCCGAGTAG
- the octT gene encoding diglucosylglycerate octanoyltransferase, whose translation MTSSDPHSRPTLLIFADSLSYYGPTGGLPADDTRIWPNIVGAQLGWDVELIGRIGWTCRDVWWAATQDPRAWAALPKAGAVIFATSGMDSLPSVLPTALRELIRYVRPPWLRRWVRDGYGWLQPRLSPVARPALPPHLTVDYLEQTRGAIDFNRPGIPMVASLPSVHIAETYGNAHHGRAGTVAAITEWAQQHDIPLVDLKAAVADEILSGRGNPDGIHWNFQAHRAVAELMLKALDEAGVPERRK comes from the coding sequence ATGACGTCCTCTGATCCCCATTCCAGGCCGACGCTGCTGATCTTCGCAGACTCGTTGTCCTACTACGGGCCCACTGGCGGACTGCCCGCCGACGACACCCGCATTTGGCCCAATATTGTTGGTGCCCAACTGGGTTGGGATGTCGAGCTGATCGGCCGCATCGGTTGGACGTGCCGGGACGTATGGTGGGCGGCAACTCAGGACCCGAGGGCCTGGGCGGCGCTGCCCAAGGCGGGTGCGGTGATATTCGCCACCAGCGGCATGGATTCGCTGCCTTCGGTGCTGCCGACCGCGTTGCGCGAACTCATCCGCTATGTCCGCCCGCCTTGGCTGCGGCGCTGGGTGCGCGACGGTTACGGCTGGCTGCAGCCTCGGCTGTCGCCGGTCGCCCGGCCCGCGCTGCCACCGCACTTGACGGTGGATTACCTCGAACAGACCCGTGGTGCAATCGATTTCAACCGTCCGGGTATCCCGATGGTGGCGTCGCTGCCGTCGGTGCACATCGCCGAGACTTACGGCAATGCGCACCATGGCCGGGCCGGAACTGTTGCCGCGATCACCGAATGGGCGCAGCAGCACGACATTCCGCTGGTCGACCTCAAGGCCGCGGTCGCCGACGAGATCTTGAGCGGCCGCGGCAATCCCGACGGCATCCACTGGAATTTCCAGGCACACCGAGCAGTCGCGGAACTGATGCTCAAGGCGCTGGACGAAGCCGGGGTGCCGGAGCGGCGCAAGTGA
- a CDS encoding PecA family PE domain-processing aspartic protease yields the protein MSALLVTPDLLSTATTELANIGTTVHLSNTSAFVGTTGLAAASADEISVALASMFTEYGQQYQALAQQFAASYEQFLPRLLEAAQAYAAAETAIVNHLASSASHLINDPVLEVTGRPLFGDGANGYTNAQGVGTTGGAGGWLYGTGGAGGTSTAYGVAGGAGGAGGVLCGNGGIGGSSLYGGMPGGPGGSAGLIGIGGTGGASGPGGIGGPGGRGGLLGMPGTAGVSTALGPNQTLIHPGQYGSPILNISVGGGPSLPVTVDSGASGLVVPPQYVDFATLGAPTGTGSVSYGGAVVVNYKTYLTTLNFGNGIVSQPTTIGVATDAHYSTGQSIPLSSLTAYLGVGPNNDYPFPAPVTAALPGTMSDGVLINLPRGLLQFGPNPLPPILDINGSPRTVVQVQINNGMPQTVGTFFDSGGELGAVPQSLVPGLAIGNHLPAGTVITVTTINGVPLYTQTVTATQTPFVVGSATANNYYVFNTGSYPFSQLPVYIWNNDPVGTTIIDQQI from the coding sequence GTGTCCGCGCTGCTGGTTACTCCTGACTTGTTGTCAACGGCGACAACAGAATTGGCGAACATCGGCACCACCGTCCACCTGTCTAATACCTCGGCCTTCGTCGGCACGACTGGGCTGGCGGCCGCGAGCGCCGATGAAATCTCGGTGGCGTTGGCTTCGATGTTCACCGAGTACGGCCAGCAGTACCAGGCGTTGGCTCAGCAGTTCGCGGCCTCCTACGAACAATTCCTGCCCAGACTGCTCGAGGCCGCGCAGGCTTATGCGGCCGCCGAAACCGCCATCGTCAACCACCTTGCCTCCAGCGCATCGCACCTCATCAACGATCCTGTCCTCGAGGTGACCGGGCGTCCGCTGTTCGGCGACGGCGCCAATGGCTACACCAATGCCCAAGGCGTGGGAACCACCGGTGGGGCCGGCGGTTGGCTGTACGGCACGGGCGGAGCCGGGGGCACCAGCACCGCCTACGGAGTCGCCGGGGGCGCCGGGGGCGCCGGCGGTGTGTTGTGCGGCAATGGCGGCATCGGCGGTAGCAGCCTGTACGGCGGCATGCCCGGCGGACCCGGGGGCTCGGCGGGCCTGATCGGCATCGGCGGCACCGGCGGGGCCAGCGGACCCGGCGGCATCGGCGGCCCCGGTGGTCGAGGCGGCCTCTTGGGAATGCCCGGCACCGCAGGGGTCAGCACCGCCTTGGGGCCCAACCAGACGCTGATCCATCCGGGCCAGTACGGCAGCCCGATACTGAATATCTCGGTCGGCGGCGGGCCGAGCTTGCCGGTCACCGTCGATTCAGGCGCCTCCGGTCTGGTGGTGCCCCCGCAATACGTCGACTTTGCGACTCTCGGCGCGCCGACCGGCACGGGCAGCGTCAGTTACGGCGGCGCCGTCGTCGTCAACTACAAGACCTATCTGACCACGCTGAACTTCGGTAATGGAATCGTCAGCCAGCCAACCACAATCGGCGTGGCCACCGATGCTCACTACAGCACGGGACAGTCGATCCCCCTTTCGTCGCTGACCGCCTACCTGGGGGTGGGTCCGAACAACGACTATCCGTTCCCCGCCCCGGTGACCGCGGCGCTGCCGGGAACAATGAGCGATGGTGTGCTGATCAATCTGCCACGCGGCCTACTGCAGTTCGGGCCCAACCCGCTGCCACCGATCCTCGATATAAACGGGTCTCCGAGAACCGTTGTGCAAGTGCAGATCAACAACGGAATGCCGCAGACCGTCGGGACCTTTTTTGACTCCGGTGGGGAGCTGGGTGCTGTCCCTCAATCGTTGGTGCCTGGTCTCGCGATCGGCAACCACCTGCCCGCGGGCACGGTCATTACCGTGACCACGATCAACGGTGTGCCGCTCTACACGCAAACGGTGACCGCGACCCAGACTCCATTTGTTGTCGGGTCGGCCACGGCGAACAACTACTACGTATTCAACACGGGGTCGTACCCATTCTCGCAGTTGCCCGTCTACATCTGGAACAACGACCCGGTAGGTACGACGATCATCGACCAGCAGATCTGA
- a CDS encoding MmpS family transport accessory protein: MQTGSLAGRGSRFLKRAWIPLVLVVVLAVSALVVSRLHKIFGSQDLNANAGQGIEIVQFNPKVVVYEVSGTPGATASINYWDADANTHQVDAAPLPWSLTISTTLPSVSANIMAQTDGSQIHCRITVDGVVREEKSSDGVNPQTFCLVKSA; encoded by the coding sequence GTGCAGACTGGTTCACTCGCGGGGCGCGGTAGCCGCTTCTTGAAAAGAGCCTGGATACCCCTGGTCTTAGTGGTTGTCCTCGCCGTATCGGCCCTGGTGGTGTCCAGGCTGCACAAGATCTTCGGCTCACAGGACCTCAATGCCAATGCGGGCCAGGGTATCGAGATCGTCCAGTTCAACCCCAAAGTCGTGGTTTATGAGGTCTCCGGGACCCCCGGAGCCACCGCCAGCATCAACTACTGGGATGCCGACGCCAACACTCACCAAGTAGACGCGGCGCCGCTGCCGTGGTCGTTGACGATCTCGACGACACTGCCCTCCGTGAGCGCCAACATCATGGCGCAGACCGACGGCAGCCAAATCCACTGCCGCATCACCGTCGACGGTGTCGTGAGGGAAGAGAAGAGCTCCGATGGCGTCAACCCCCAGACCTTCTGCCTGGTGAAATCCGCATGA